One Pseudomonas sp. AN-1 genomic region harbors:
- a CDS encoding YkgJ family cysteine cluster protein has translation MSKHLLVGADPERLETWIKFSGNDMCHDCRATCCSLPVEVRLKDLIRLGVVDEFEAGEPPRQIAKRLMKDGIVGRFNQKSGIFILEQHSSGDCLYLDQKTRLCTVYANRPDTCRNHPRIGPKPGHCAFRPKALHR, from the coding sequence ATGAGCAAACACCTGCTGGTCGGCGCCGATCCCGAGCGCCTGGAAACCTGGATCAAGTTCAGCGGCAACGACATGTGCCACGACTGCCGCGCCACCTGCTGCAGCCTGCCGGTGGAGGTGCGCCTCAAGGACCTGATCCGCCTCGGCGTGGTCGACGAGTTCGAGGCCGGCGAGCCGCCCCGGCAGATCGCCAAGCGGCTGATGAAGGACGGCATCGTCGGCCGCTTCAACCAGAAGTCCGGCATCTTCATCCTGGAGCAGCACTCCAGCGGCGATTGCCTGTACCTGGACCAGAAGACCCGCCTGTGCACGGTCTACGCCAACCGCCCGGACACCTGCCGCAACCACCCGCGGATCGGCCCCAAGCCCGGCCACTGCGCCTTCCGCCCCAAGGCGCTGCACCGCTGA
- a CDS encoding class 1 fructose-bisphosphatase — protein MSRVTLSRYLIEETRSNHTPADLRFLIEVVARACKEISHAVSKGALGGVLGSAGSENVQGEVQKKLDVLSNEILLEANEWGGHLAGMASEEMDNAYQIPGQYPKGAYLLVFDPLDGSSNIDVNVSVGTIFSVLRCPDECDNSCDLGEEAFLQPGTRQVAAGYAIYGPQTMLVLTLGNGVKGFTLDRELGSFVLTHEDIRVPESTAEFAINMSNQRHWEAPVQRYVGELLAGKEGPLGKNYNMRWIASMVADVHRILTRGGVFMYPRDAREPDKAGKLRLMYEANPMSMIIEQAGGAATNGVQRILDIQPTSLHQRVPVFLGSKEEVERITGYHQG, from the coding sequence ATGTCCCGCGTTACCCTCAGTCGCTACCTGATCGAAGAGACCCGCAGCAACCACACCCCGGCCGACCTGCGCTTCCTCATCGAAGTGGTGGCGCGCGCCTGCAAGGAGATCAGCCACGCGGTGTCCAAGGGCGCGCTGGGCGGCGTGCTGGGCAGCGCCGGCAGCGAGAACGTGCAGGGCGAGGTGCAGAAGAAGCTCGACGTGCTGTCCAACGAGATCCTGCTGGAGGCCAACGAGTGGGGCGGCCACCTGGCCGGCATGGCCTCCGAGGAAATGGACAACGCCTACCAGATCCCCGGCCAGTACCCGAAGGGTGCCTACCTGCTGGTGTTCGACCCGCTGGACGGCTCCAGCAACATCGACGTCAACGTCTCGGTCGGCACCATCTTCTCCGTGCTGCGCTGCCCGGACGAGTGCGACAACAGCTGCGACCTCGGCGAGGAAGCCTTCCTGCAGCCGGGCACCCGCCAGGTGGCCGCCGGCTACGCCATCTACGGCCCGCAGACCATGCTGGTGCTGACCCTCGGCAACGGCGTCAAGGGCTTCACCCTCGACCGCGAGCTGGGCAGCTTCGTGCTGACCCACGAAGACATCCGCGTACCGGAAAGCACCGCCGAGTTCGCCATCAACATGTCCAACCAGCGCCACTGGGAAGCCCCGGTGCAGCGCTACGTCGGCGAGCTGCTGGCCGGCAAGGAAGGCCCGCTGGGCAAGAACTACAACATGCGCTGGATCGCCTCGATGGTGGCCGACGTGCACCGCATCCTCACCCGCGGCGGCGTGTTCATGTACCCGCGCGATGCCCGCGAGCCGGACAAGGCCGGCAAGCTGCGCCTGATGTACGAGGCCAACCCGATGTCGATGATCATCGAGCAGGCCGGCGGCGCGGCGACCAACGGTGTGCAGCGTATCCTCGATATCCAGCCGACCTCGCTGCACCAGCGCGTGCCGGTGTTCCTCGGTTCCAAGGAAGAGGTCGAGCGCATCACCGGCTACCACCAGGGCTGA
- the bamE gene encoding outer membrane protein assembly factor BamE, which yields MSLRSFALLACCLLLAACNKVNQENFSKIRPGMSKAEVEQLLGAPTECAGALGFTSCSWGKEQGAFVSIQFGNDKVLVFSGKGLK from the coding sequence ATGTCGCTGCGTTCCTTCGCCCTGCTCGCCTGCTGCCTGCTGCTGGCCGCCTGCAACAAGGTCAACCAGGAAAACTTCTCCAAGATCCGCCCTGGCATGAGCAAGGCCGAGGTCGAGCAGCTGCTGGGCGCGCCGACCGAATGCGCCGGCGCCCTGGGCTTCACCAGCTGCTCCTGGGGCAAGGAGCAGGGCGCCTTCGTCAGCATCCAGTTCGGCAACGACAAGGTGCTGGTGTTCTCCGGCAAGGGACTCAAGTAG
- a CDS encoding CBS domain-containing protein, whose amino-acid sequence MRTVAQMLRAKPNQDIYTIAPTATVLQALQLMAEKNIGALIVTEGEQVVGIVSERDYARKMVLQGRSSVATPVSAIMASPVISVTSAQTTRDCLRLMGRGHLRHLPVIDDGKLLGMLSVGNLVKEALAEQDELIQQLEQYIRG is encoded by the coding sequence ATGAGAACAGTCGCGCAAATGCTCCGCGCCAAGCCCAACCAGGACATCTACACCATCGCGCCCACGGCGACGGTGCTGCAGGCCCTGCAACTGATGGCGGAAAAGAACATCGGGGCGCTGATCGTCACCGAAGGCGAGCAGGTGGTCGGCATCGTCAGCGAGCGCGACTACGCGCGCAAGATGGTGCTGCAGGGACGCTCGTCGGTGGCCACCCCGGTCAGCGCGATCATGGCCTCGCCGGTGATCAGCGTCACTTCGGCGCAGACCACCCGCGACTGCCTGCGTCTGATGGGCCGCGGCCACCTGCGTCACCTGCCGGTGATCGACGACGGCAAGCTGCTGGGCATGCTGTCGGTGGGCAACCTGGTCAAGGAGGCCCTCGCCGAGCAGGACGAGCTGATCCAGCAGCTGGAGCAGTACATCCGCGGCTGA
- a CDS encoding PhoX family phosphatase produces the protein MREDFRQFHAALAAHDDQSINPSANPTLDQLVDRGRRNLLKGGLGLAALSLFGGLLGSRAAFAGSGLLGFQGVPVQTAADFDRVVVPPGYTARAFFSWGDAVLADAPAWRPDAGDDWQAQLRQAGDNHDGMHFFPFAEAPERHGLLVINHEYVNPTLHPAGMTFEDGKRPLAEVKKEQAAHGVSIIEVRRDAAGHWQRVLPSRWNRRISALTPMTIGGPLAGHELMRTAADPEGREVLGTLNNCSMGVTPWGTYLACEENWHNYFVNRDPADFARRVAHRRYGISNGAQSKVYAWESADPRFDATPDAGQPHGGQVNEPNRFGWVVEIDPFDPDSTPVKRTAFGRFSRECAVLSLGEGGRMAFYSGDDAKGEYVYKFVPAGRFDAANPGANRDLLDEGTLYVARFDADGTGRWLALVHGDNGLTAEHGFASQAEVLVNARAAADRVGATPMDRPEWVAVHPVSREVYVTLTNNDARGEAQPLDAANPRRENLHGQILRWNEAGGDPTATEFRWELFLLAGERPGAQDAEGQALPAHLTGTINGDIFSSPDGLAFDGAGRLWIQTDYGDAEPAMQAMGCNQLLCADPASREVRRFLVGPRGCEITGITWSPDYRAMWINVQHPGLSYPASDGKSRPRSTTVLVTRDDGGIIGA, from the coding sequence ATGCGCGAGGATTTCCGGCAGTTCCACGCGGCGCTGGCCGCCCACGACGACCAGTCGATCAACCCCAGCGCCAACCCCACCCTCGACCAACTGGTCGACCGCGGCCGGCGCAACCTGCTCAAGGGCGGCCTCGGCCTGGCCGCGCTGAGCCTGTTCGGCGGCCTGCTCGGCAGCCGCGCGGCCTTCGCCGGCTCCGGCCTGCTCGGCTTCCAAGGCGTGCCGGTGCAGACCGCCGCCGACTTCGACCGGGTCGTGGTACCGCCGGGCTACACGGCGCGGGCGTTCTTCTCCTGGGGCGATGCGGTGCTGGCCGATGCGCCGGCCTGGCGCCCCGACGCCGGCGACGACTGGCAGGCGCAGCTCAGGCAGGCCGGCGACAACCACGACGGCATGCACTTCTTCCCCTTCGCGGAGGCACCGGAGCGCCACGGCCTGCTGGTGATCAACCACGAGTACGTCAACCCGACCCTGCATCCTGCCGGCATGACCTTCGAGGACGGCAAGCGTCCGCTGGCCGAGGTGAAGAAGGAGCAGGCGGCCCACGGGGTCAGCATCATCGAGGTGCGCCGGGACGCCGCCGGCCACTGGCAGCGGGTGCTGCCCTCGCGCTGGAACCGGCGCATCTCGGCGCTGACGCCGATGACCATCGGCGGTCCGCTGGCCGGCCACGAGCTGATGCGGACCGCCGCCGATCCCGAGGGGCGGGAGGTGCTCGGCACCCTCAACAACTGCTCGATGGGCGTCACCCCCTGGGGCACCTACCTGGCCTGCGAGGAGAACTGGCACAACTACTTCGTCAACCGCGATCCGGCCGACTTCGCGCGGCGCGTGGCGCACCGTCGCTACGGTATCTCGAACGGCGCGCAGAGCAAGGTCTACGCCTGGGAAAGCGCCGACCCGCGCTTCGACGCCACCCCCGATGCCGGTCAGCCCCACGGCGGCCAGGTCAACGAGCCCAATCGCTTCGGCTGGGTGGTGGAGATCGATCCCTTCGACCCGGACAGCACGCCGGTCAAGCGCACCGCCTTCGGGCGTTTCAGCCGCGAGTGCGCGGTGCTGTCGCTGGGCGAGGGCGGGCGCATGGCCTTCTACTCCGGCGACGACGCCAAGGGCGAGTACGTCTACAAGTTCGTCCCGGCCGGGCGCTTCGATGCGGCCAACCCCGGGGCCAACCGCGACCTGCTCGACGAGGGCACCCTGTACGTCGCCCGCTTCGACGCCGACGGCACGGGGCGCTGGCTGGCGCTGGTGCACGGCGACAACGGACTGACCGCGGAACACGGCTTCGCCAGCCAGGCCGAGGTGCTGGTCAACGCCCGCGCCGCCGCCGACCGGGTCGGCGCGACGCCGATGGACCGCCCGGAGTGGGTGGCGGTGCATCCGGTGAGCCGCGAGGTCTACGTCACCCTGACCAACAACGACGCGCGTGGCGAGGCGCAGCCGCTGGATGCGGCCAACCCGCGTCGGGAAAACCTGCACGGGCAGATCCTGCGCTGGAACGAGGCAGGTGGCGATCCGACCGCCACCGAGTTCCGCTGGGAGCTGTTCCTGCTCGCCGGCGAGCGACCGGGGGCGCAGGACGCGGAGGGCCAGGCGCTGCCGGCGCATCTGACCGGCACGATCAACGGCGACATCTTCTCCTCGCCGGACGGCCTGGCCTTCGACGGCGCCGGGCGGCTGTGGATCCAGACCGACTACGGCGACGCCGAGCCGGCCATGCAGGCGATGGGCTGCAACCAGCTGCTCTGCGCCGACCCGGCGAGCCGCGAGGTGCGCCGCTTCCTGGTCGGCCCGCGCGGCTGCGAGATCACCGGCATCACCTGGAGCCCGGACTACCGGGCGATGTGGATCAACGTGCAGCACCCGGGGCTGAGCTACCCGGCCAGCGACGGCAAGAGCCGGCCGCGCTCGACCACGGTGCTGGTGACCCGCGACGACGGTGGAATTATCGGCGCCTGA
- a CDS encoding sodium-dependent transporter, with protein sequence MSQESIAAGAIAGSIRSEAGRGLWSSRWVFFLAATGSAVGLGNIWKFPYITGQNGGGAFVLVYLACILAIGIPLLMAEFMIGRRGRANPEGAIAAVAREAGASKHWRRIGSMAVLTGFLILSFYAVIAGWTLAYTPAAFSGGFAGLDGDKSGALFNALLADPWQLAGYGSLVLAVTLGIVALGVRDGLERALRFMMPGLFLILLVLVGYAATTGYFQQAVEFLFAPDFSKLTGKGVLVALGHAFFTLSLASGAMMAYGSYLPAGTSIVRTSLMVALADTAVALLAGLAIFPLVFANGLEPGAGPGLIFVTLPIAFGQMPLGALVGGLFFIMLALAALTSTISLIEPAIAWLGERFGMGRVKAVLLSGAAVWVLSLGSVLSFNAWSEVTLLGKNFFDALDFLTSNLMMPLGGLLTVLFTGWALQRTVAAQELGLEQSGAFGLWWLAVRWITPLAIALMFLHSLGLF encoded by the coding sequence ATGAGTCAAGAGAGCATCGCCGCCGGCGCCATCGCCGGCTCCATCCGCAGCGAGGCCGGTCGCGGCCTGTGGTCGTCGCGCTGGGTATTCTTCCTCGCCGCCACCGGCTCGGCAGTCGGCCTGGGCAACATATGGAAGTTTCCCTACATCACCGGGCAGAACGGCGGCGGCGCCTTCGTGCTGGTCTATCTGGCGTGCATCCTGGCCATCGGCATCCCGCTGCTGATGGCCGAGTTCATGATCGGCCGCCGTGGCCGCGCCAACCCCGAGGGCGCCATCGCCGCGGTGGCCCGCGAGGCCGGCGCCAGCAAGCACTGGCGGCGCATCGGCAGCATGGCGGTGCTCACCGGCTTCCTGATCCTCAGCTTCTATGCGGTGATCGCCGGCTGGACCCTGGCCTACACCCCGGCGGCGTTCAGCGGCGGCTTCGCCGGGCTGGACGGCGACAAGAGCGGCGCGCTGTTCAACGCCCTGCTCGCCGATCCGTGGCAGCTCGCCGGCTACGGCAGCCTGGTGCTGGCGGTGACCCTGGGCATAGTCGCGCTCGGCGTGCGCGACGGCCTGGAGCGCGCGCTGCGCTTCATGATGCCGGGGCTGTTCCTGATCCTGCTGGTGCTGGTCGGCTACGCCGCCACCACCGGGTATTTCCAGCAGGCGGTGGAGTTCCTGTTCGCCCCCGACTTCAGCAAGCTGACCGGCAAGGGCGTGCTGGTGGCCCTCGGCCACGCCTTCTTCACCCTGAGCCTGGCCAGCGGCGCGATGATGGCCTACGGCTCCTACCTGCCGGCCGGCACCTCGATCGTGCGCACCTCGCTGATGGTCGCGCTGGCCGACACCGCGGTGGCCCTGCTCGCCGGCCTGGCGATCTTCCCGCTGGTGTTCGCCAACGGCCTGGAGCCGGGCGCCGGCCCCGGGCTGATCTTCGTCACCCTGCCGATCGCCTTCGGCCAGATGCCGCTGGGCGCGCTGGTCGGCGGGCTGTTCTTCATCATGCTGGCGCTGGCCGCACTGACCTCGACCATCTCGCTGATCGAGCCGGCCATCGCCTGGCTCGGCGAGCGCTTCGGCATGGGCCGGGTCAAGGCGGTGCTGCTCAGCGGCGCGGCGGTGTGGGTGCTGAGCCTCGGCTCGGTGCTGTCGTTCAACGCCTGGAGCGAGGTCACCCTGCTGGGCAAGAACTTCTTCGACGCCCTCGACTTCCTCACCAGCAACCTGATGATGCCGCTCGGCGGCCTGCTCACCGTGCTGTTCACCGGCTGGGCGCTGCAGCGCACCGTCGCCGCGCAGGAACTCGGCCTCGAGCAGTCCGGCGCCTTCGGGCTGTGGTGGCTGGCGGTGCGCTGGATCACCCCGCTGGCGATTGCGCTGATGTTCCTGCACAGCCTCGGCCTGTTCTAA
- a CDS encoding Leu/Phe/Val dehydrogenase — translation MSVFSHCEFDQHEKVVFGHDQASGLKAIIAIHDTTLGPALGGCRMWSYASDEEALRDVLRLSRGMTYKSALANLPLGGGKAVIIGHPQQGKSDALFRAMGNFVDSLGGHYITAADSGTGVAEMRLMAERSRHVAGASVREGFNGDPSPSTAYGVFVGLKAAVRHRLGRDDLKGLKVAIQGVGQVGFGLARHLREAGAELFVTDIVAANVQRAVDELGAQAVRQQDIYGLDVDVFAPCALGAIVNPHSLEALRAPVIAGAANNQLASPELAEELRSRSCLYAPDYAINAGGIIDVAFQRGDATPAELRAHLDGIGATLAEIFARADAEGATTTAVADRLARERLQAGR, via the coding sequence ATGTCCGTGTTTTCCCACTGCGAGTTCGACCAGCACGAGAAGGTCGTCTTCGGCCACGACCAAGCCAGCGGCCTCAAGGCCATCATCGCCATCCACGACACCACCCTGGGTCCGGCCCTCGGCGGCTGCCGCATGTGGTCCTACGCCAGCGACGAGGAAGCGCTGCGCGACGTGCTGCGCCTGTCGCGCGGCATGACCTACAAGTCGGCACTGGCCAACCTGCCGCTCGGCGGCGGCAAGGCGGTGATCATCGGCCATCCGCAGCAGGGCAAGAGCGACGCGCTGTTCCGGGCGATGGGCAACTTCGTCGACAGCCTCGGCGGGCACTACATCACCGCCGCCGACTCCGGCACCGGGGTGGCCGAGATGCGCCTGATGGCCGAGCGCAGCCGCCACGTGGCCGGCGCCAGCGTGCGCGAGGGCTTCAACGGCGATCCGTCGCCGTCCACCGCCTACGGGGTGTTCGTCGGCCTCAAGGCCGCCGTGCGCCACCGCCTCGGTCGCGACGATCTCAAGGGCCTGAAGGTGGCGATCCAGGGCGTCGGCCAGGTCGGCTTCGGCCTCGCCCGCCACCTCAGGGAAGCCGGCGCCGAGCTGTTCGTCACCGACATCGTCGCCGCCAACGTGCAGCGCGCGGTCGACGAGCTGGGCGCCCAGGCCGTGCGCCAGCAGGACATCTACGGTCTGGACGTCGACGTGTTCGCCCCCTGCGCCCTCGGCGCCATCGTCAACCCGCACAGCCTCGAGGCGCTGCGCGCGCCGGTGATCGCCGGCGCCGCCAACAACCAGCTGGCCAGCCCGGAGCTGGCCGAGGAGCTGCGTAGCCGCAGCTGCCTGTACGCGCCGGACTACGCGATCAACGCCGGCGGCATCATCGACGTCGCCTTCCAGCGCGGCGACGCCACCCCCGCCGAGCTGCGGGCCCACCTCGACGGCATCGGCGCGACCCTGGCGGAGATCTTCGCCCGCGCCGACGCCGAGGGCGCCACCACCACGGCCGTCGCCGACCGCCTGGCGCGCGAGCGCCTGCAGGCCGGCCGCTGA
- a CDS encoding indolepyruvate ferredoxin oxidoreductase family protein gives MSLAEIRLDDKYRLATGHLYLTGTQALTRLPMLQKQRDAAFGLNTACFISGYRGSPLGNLDKSLWEAKQYLRDNHIHFQPGVNEELAATAVWGSQQTSLFPGARYDGVFAMWYGKGPGVDRCGDVFKHGNSAGVSPHGGVLLLAGDDHGCKSSSIAHQSEHAFIAASIPVLNPANVQEILDYGILGWELSRYSGCWVALKTIAENVDSSAVVEVDPLRVQVQIPADFELPEDGVHIRWPDPPLVQEARLNTYKIYAARAFARANNLNQIKLDSPNPRLGIITTGKSYLDVRQALDDLGLDDELCARVGLRVLKVGMSWPLEPVSVHEFAEGLDEILVVEEKRSIIEDQLTGQLYNWPVDQRPRVVGEFDEDGHSLLPNLAELTPAMIARVIAKRLAPIYTSAQIDERLAFLAAKEAALAAPRHHTQRTPHFCSGCPHNSSTKLPDGSRALGGIGCHYMTQWMDRNTDTFTQMGGEGATWIGQAPFTDTPHVFQNLGDGTYFHSGQLALRAAVAAGVNITYKILYNDAVAMTGGQPIDGELRIDQLSQQVYAEGVKRIALVSDEPDKYPSRAGFAPIVTFHHRRELDAVQRELREFKGVSVILYDQTCATEKRRRRKRGKLVDPQKRAFINPAVCEGCGDCSVKSNCLSVLPLETELGRKRQIDQNACNKDFSCVEGFCPSFVTVHGGELRQPEAQGRNAAFAELPEPVQPSLERPWNILLPGVGGSGVTTVGALLGMAAHLEGKGCTVLDQAGLAQKFGPVISHIRLAAKQDDIYAVRIAAGETDLLLGCDLVVAASEEALAKLNDKIAHAVINSHEAATAEFTRNPDAEVPGAAMREALLEAVGAAKTYFVDATRLATALLGDSIASNLFMLGYAFQKGLVPVSAEAIAKAIELNGVAIQLNQQAFLWGRRAAHDLVAVEKLAAPKVAEAPRCETLEEILNDRVPRLTAYQDAAYAARYRKLVERVRAADRDPQQRLSQAVARSYHKLLAYKDEYEVARLYSDGEFVRQLASQFQGDYRLQFHLAPSWLCKTDPTTGEPRKREFGPWLLKAFAMLARGKFLRGSVLDPFGHSAERKLERALIGEYEQDVALLLGALNPGNYASALALAELPAEIRGYGHVKERALAKVRAQAAVLRERLSTRTIPVVQLCEPAV, from the coding sequence ATGTCTCTGGCCGAGATCCGTCTGGACGACAAGTACCGCCTTGCTACCGGTCACCTCTACCTGACCGGCACCCAGGCGCTGACCCGCCTGCCCATGCTGCAGAAGCAGCGCGACGCCGCCTTCGGCCTGAATACCGCCTGCTTCATCTCCGGCTACCGCGGCTCGCCCCTGGGCAACCTCGACAAGAGCCTGTGGGAAGCCAAGCAGTACCTCAGGGACAACCACATCCACTTCCAGCCCGGGGTCAACGAGGAGCTGGCCGCCACCGCGGTGTGGGGCAGCCAGCAGACCAGTCTGTTCCCCGGCGCGCGCTACGACGGCGTGTTCGCCATGTGGTATGGCAAGGGCCCGGGCGTCGACCGCTGCGGCGACGTGTTCAAGCACGGCAACTCGGCCGGGGTGTCCCCGCACGGCGGCGTGCTGCTGCTGGCCGGTGACGACCACGGCTGCAAGTCCTCCAGCATCGCCCACCAGAGCGAGCACGCCTTCATCGCCGCCTCGATCCCGGTGCTCAATCCGGCCAACGTCCAGGAGATCCTCGACTACGGCATCCTCGGCTGGGAGCTGTCGCGCTACAGCGGCTGCTGGGTGGCGCTGAAGACCATCGCCGAGAACGTCGACTCCTCGGCGGTGGTCGAGGTCGACCCGCTGCGCGTGCAGGTGCAGATCCCCGCGGACTTCGAGCTGCCCGAGGACGGCGTGCACATCCGCTGGCCGGACCCGCCTCTGGTCCAGGAGGCACGCCTCAACACCTACAAGATCTACGCCGCGCGCGCCTTCGCCCGCGCCAACAACCTCAACCAGATCAAGCTGGATTCGCCCAACCCGCGTCTCGGCATCATCACCACCGGCAAGTCCTACCTCGACGTGCGCCAGGCGCTCGACGACCTGGGCCTCGACGACGAACTGTGCGCCCGCGTCGGCCTGCGCGTGCTCAAGGTCGGCATGAGCTGGCCGCTGGAGCCGGTGTCGGTGCACGAGTTCGCCGAGGGGCTCGACGAGATCCTGGTGGTCGAGGAGAAGCGCAGCATCATCGAGGACCAGCTCACCGGCCAGCTGTACAACTGGCCGGTGGACCAGCGCCCGCGGGTGGTCGGCGAGTTCGACGAAGACGGCCATTCCCTGCTGCCCAACCTGGCCGAGCTGACCCCGGCGATGATCGCCCGGGTGATCGCCAAGCGCCTGGCGCCGATCTACACCAGTGCGCAGATCGACGAGCGCCTAGCCTTCCTCGCTGCCAAGGAAGCGGCGCTGGCCGCGCCCAGGCACCACACCCAGCGCACCCCGCACTTCTGTTCGGGCTGTCCGCACAACAGCTCGACCAAGCTGCCGGATGGCAGCCGCGCCCTCGGCGGCATCGGCTGTCACTACATGACCCAGTGGATGGACCGCAACACCGACACCTTCACCCAGATGGGCGGCGAAGGCGCCACCTGGATCGGCCAGGCGCCGTTCACCGATACCCCGCACGTGTTCCAGAACCTCGGCGACGGCACCTACTTCCACTCCGGCCAGCTGGCCCTGCGCGCCGCGGTGGCCGCCGGGGTGAACATCACCTACAAGATCCTCTACAACGACGCGGTGGCGATGACCGGCGGCCAGCCGATCGACGGCGAACTGCGCATCGACCAGCTCAGCCAGCAGGTCTATGCGGAAGGGGTGAAGCGTATCGCCCTGGTCAGCGACGAGCCGGACAAGTACCCGAGCCGCGCCGGTTTCGCGCCCATCGTCACCTTCCACCACCGCCGCGAGCTGGACGCCGTGCAGCGCGAACTGCGCGAGTTCAAGGGCGTGTCGGTGATCCTCTACGACCAGACCTGCGCCACCGAGAAGCGCCGCCGGCGCAAGCGCGGCAAGCTGGTCGATCCGCAGAAGCGCGCCTTTATCAACCCGGCGGTGTGCGAGGGCTGCGGCGACTGCAGCGTCAAATCCAACTGCCTGTCGGTGCTGCCGCTGGAGACCGAACTGGGCCGCAAGCGGCAGATCGACCAGAACGCCTGCAACAAGGACTTCTCCTGCGTCGAGGGCTTCTGCCCGAGCTTCGTCACCGTGCACGGCGGCGAGCTGCGCCAGCCGGAGGCGCAGGGCCGCAACGCCGCGTTCGCCGAGCTGCCCGAGCCCGTGCAGCCGAGCCTTGAGCGGCCGTGGAACATCCTGCTGCCCGGCGTCGGCGGCAGCGGCGTGACCACCGTCGGCGCCCTGCTCGGCATGGCCGCGCACCTGGAGGGCAAGGGCTGCACCGTGCTCGACCAGGCCGGCCTGGCGCAGAAGTTCGGCCCGGTGATCAGCCACATCCGCCTCGCCGCCAAGCAGGACGACATCTACGCGGTGCGCATCGCCGCCGGCGAGACCGACCTGCTGCTCGGCTGCGACCTGGTGGTGGCGGCCAGCGAGGAAGCGCTGGCCAAGCTGAATGACAAGATCGCCCACGCGGTGATCAACAGCCACGAGGCCGCCACCGCCGAGTTCACCCGCAACCCGGACGCCGAGGTGCCCGGCGCGGCCATGCGCGAGGCGCTGCTCGAGGCGGTCGGCGCGGCCAAGACCTACTTCGTCGACGCCACCCGCCTGGCCACCGCGCTGCTCGGCGACAGCATCGCCAGCAACCTGTTCATGCTCGGCTATGCGTTCCAGAAGGGCCTGGTACCGGTCTCCGCCGAGGCCATCGCCAAGGCCATCGAGCTCAACGGCGTGGCGATCCAGCTCAACCAGCAGGCCTTCCTCTGGGGCCGCCGCGCCGCCCATGACCTGGTCGCGGTGGAAAAGCTGGCCGCGCCCAAGGTCGCCGAGGCACCGCGCTGCGAGACGCTGGAGGAGATCCTCAATGACCGCGTGCCGCGGCTGACCGCCTACCAGGACGCCGCCTACGCCGCGCGCTACCGGAAGCTGGTCGAGCGCGTACGCGCCGCCGACCGCGATCCGCAGCAGCGCCTCTCCCAGGCAGTGGCGCGCAGCTACCACAAGCTCTTGGCCTACAAGGACGAGTACGAGGTGGCGCGGCTGTACAGCGACGGCGAGTTCGTCCGCCAGCTCGCGTCGCAGTTCCAGGGCGACTACCGCCTGCAGTTCCACCTGGCGCCGTCCTGGCTGTGCAAGACCGACCCCACCACCGGCGAGCCGCGCAAGCGCGAATTCGGCCCGTGGCTGCTCAAGGCCTTCGCCATGCTGGCGCGCGGCAAGTTCCTGCGCGGCAGCGTCCTCGACCCCTTCGGCCACAGCGCCGAGCGCAAGCTGGAGCGCGCGCTGATCGGCGAGTACGAGCAGGACGTCGCCCTGCTGCTCGGCGCCCTCAACCCCGGCAACTACGCCAGCGCCCTGGCCCTGGCCGAGCTGCCCGCCGAGATCCGCGGCTACGGCCACGTCAAGGAGCGCGCGCTGGCCAAGGTGCGCGCACAGGCCGCGGTGCTGCGCGAGCGGCTGAGCACCCGGACGATCCCGGTGGTGCAACTCTGCGAGCCGGCCGTCTGA
- a CDS encoding Lrp/AsnC family transcriptional regulator has translation MQNQLSPLDRRILRLLQHDADLSAAEIAEKVELSQSPCWRRINRLQEEGVIERKVALLDPRKLGLGMTVFVDIKLSTHGRRNLEAFEADVVGYPEVLECYSMAGQYDYLLKVVARDIAGYERFLRDHLLQNPLVQEAHSHITMSEVKRTTELPLE, from the coding sequence ATGCAGAACCAGCTGAGCCCCCTCGACCGGCGCATCCTGCGCCTGCTGCAGCACGACGCCGACCTGTCGGCGGCGGAAATCGCCGAGAAGGTCGAGCTGTCGCAGTCGCCGTGCTGGCGGCGGATCAACCGCCTGCAGGAAGAGGGGGTGATCGAGCGCAAGGTCGCCCTGCTCGACCCGCGCAAGCTCGGCCTGGGCATGACGGTGTTCGTCGACATCAAGCTGTCGACGCACGGCCGGCGCAACCTCGAGGCCTTCGAGGCGGACGTGGTGGGCTATCCCGAGGTGCTGGAGTGCTATTCGATGGCCGGCCAGTACGACTACCTGCTCAAGGTGGTGGCCCGCGACATCGCCGGCTACGAGCGCTTCCTGCGCGACCACCTGCTGCAGAATCCGCTGGTCCAGGAGGCGCATTCGCACATCACCATGAGCGAGGTGAAGCGCACCACCGAGCTGCCGCTGGAGTGA